The DNA sequence AAATGGTGAAACCATATCAAAATCAAATTTGGTATTCATTGCTGTATTCTTTGCGTATGAACCAGAATTAAACGGAGAATAAATATTATCCCCATAATTTTCTTCTAAAGCTTCTTTAACCTCCTTGTTCTTCTCTTTGTGCTTATTTAAAAGCTGCTCCTCTTTGGTTATTTGATGCGTTTTAATTACCGAATCTAAATGTAAGCTCTTGTCCATATTTTTTATTTTATAGGTATCATATTAATTGAATTATCTAAATTATCTTTTACAGAAGCATTTGCAATCGTTCTTAAATATTCTATATTTCCAATAGTAACAACCGTTACCAATGCACCAATTTCCCAGTCAGGATATCCCCAAGTAATTGTTTTTATAGTTTTTTTTGCTTTCAAAAAGTTAATTGCATTTGATTCAGATGTTTTTACACCCATTTTAAATGAATTATTTTCATTTACAGTATGTAACATTACATCTGTGATTCTTTCAGAGCTGTCTTTCCAAACACCTGAAATAAAATAGTCAGCTAATTTTGCCATTTTTATTAGTTTTACATGTTTATGTATCTAACAAAAATTCAATTTTTGTGCCAAACAGATAAAACACTTACCAATCTGTCAATTTGGCATTTTATTTGCTAATCTGATAAACATGTCGTACTTTTGCATCATATTTTAAAATCTATAAATTATGAGAGACTTTAAAGGTATTCTCTACTATATGATTGGTAATAGAATTAAATCCTTGAGAACAGAAAGAAGTTTAAGTCAAGAAGATCTTTCTTTACAATTAAACCTATCAAGAGCTTCAATTTCTAATATTGAATTAGGAAGACATCAAATTCCATTATTTTTACTTTATGAATTATCTTTATATTTTAAAATTGATATTCATGATTTGATCCCGTCAATTGAAGAAATTCAATCGAATTTAAACTCTAATAGTCCAGAATTATCTAAAATTTTAGACACACAAAATCTGGATTTATCACAAAAAGTAAACCTCGAAAACATATTAAACAGTATATAATATGATACTCTATAAAAAAATTGAAGAAAAAACTTTCAGTATTTTATCAGAACTAAACATTGATGCCCCAAATCAGATAGACGTTCTTAAAATAGCAGAATATTTAGGTGTTGACGCTAAACCTGCCACACTTGACAGTTCAATTTCAGGACTATTTGTCATAAAAGAACAAAAGCCATACATCAGGTATAATGAAAATGAAGCTCCACAAAGACAAAAATTCACGATTGCCCACGAATTAGGCCATTTCGTTTTACACAAAGACACTCCATTATTTGTCGATAAAAATGAGACAGTTCTTTATCGAAATTTAGATTCTACAACCGGAGAGCTTTTAAAAGAGAAAGAGGCGAATTCTTTCGCAGCGTCTTTACTTATGCCAAAAGTGTTTATTGAAGAAGAAATAAAAAAAATTCCTGCAGGCACAGATCCAATAATTTATCTTTCGGATGTTTTTAAAGTTAGTACTCAAGCAATGAACTATCGATTGAATAATTTAGGTTATTCTTTTTTAGGAATGTTTTAATTAACCTTTGAGCAATAATCAATAGGCTTGGTAATATTTTAGTGCAATTTTATAGTGATGAATTACACTTTCATTTCATAAATTAAATGATTTGCTAAGATACCAGATGGAGTCTTGCTCTTTTTATCTAATATTTCTGTATTTGCAAAAACAATAAAATTGTCTTTAGCTCTTGAAACCGCGACATTTAACATATTCGGCTTATTGTCCCTATCGAAAAACATTGTACCTGAATCGCCTTTGCCATAAACCATTGAGAATAAAATGATAGGTCTTTCGGCCCCTTGAAGTGCATGAACAGTTCCTAATTTTAATGTATCAATATTAAGCCCGGCATTTTTTAAAGCGTATCTCAAACTATTTTTTTGTCCGACAAAAGGGGTAATAATACCAATAGAATCTTCAACTTTTCCATACTTTTCTTCAATTTTACTTTTGTTCTGAACTACCCAATTAACTATTGCATTTACTTCATTATCATTGTATCTACTTGAATTTTTTACGATAGAATTTCCTTCAATGTGAATACAATACATTGGAGGAAATAGTAAATCGCTTTTTGCTGGTCCTTTAAGTGGTATCAACTTTCCATCGTAAGCAAGTACATTGCAATAATTAATTATCTCATCGAAACAACGTCTATGTTCAACCAAAGTAACACCTTTTTCCTTTACTCCAGACTGCCTAATATTAGCAGCGTTTTGAGCCATTTTCATTATACTTCCCGTTGAAGCTAGAAAACCTTTGTGATCAAACTCTTTTTCATAAATAAGATCATCATAACTTTTAATGATGTTGCATTTTTTTAAATTGCCAATATCAATTTTATTCGCTATATTCCATACAGGCTCTATTTGTTTAACGTCACCAACTATTACTGCCTGCTTAGCAAGGGAGAATATTGCAGTTCCCACCTCCGGTGCAACCTGGCCTGCTTCATCAACAATTAATAAATCTATAAAACTATAAAGTGGAGGTGTGTCAAAAATATTTTTACCATCTTCTCCCTTTTTGAAAAACCTGAGAAAACTAAAAAATTTAGGAGCCATGTAAAATGTACTTACAAAACAAGGCGTTAACATTGCTTGTCGCTGCCATCTATTTATGATTGCATCAAATCCTTTTCTTTCGAAATTTTCATCATTCAAATCAGATTCTAATTTCAATAACCATCTCCCTTCCCAGTAGTGCAAAGCAAGTTGAAATGCTTTGTGACGAAGAGAAATATCTAGCTCATCATAAAAACAATTTAGTTTGGTACCATTTTTAATTTTTAAATACTCAAATTCCCAGTATTCTTCTTCTGTTTTAGGCGGATTTCCAGTAATTGAATTAGACATTTTCCATTCTTTCCAATTATTAATAGACTCTATAATCGTTTTTGCGGTTGTTATTTTATTGTCAATCTTTTCAAGTATTGCACTTTTTGTATAAACAAATTCTTTAGTTTCACTTATTAATGAATCTCTCAATAAAATTCTAACTTCAGATAATCTATTCGCTAAAGCTGATTTCAACCCAAAATAGCAAAATAGCTTTCTAAAGAACGATTCATTATTAAAGTATGAAATAATTTTTTCTTCTAATTTATTTAAAATCTCAATATCAGATTGAAACTGCATTTCGTTTAAAATGTTTTCAGAATAATATGTCTTACGAATGCTGATATTATTTAGATAACCATTTGAAAATAGTTCTTCATTTTCTAAGTAATCTTTCCATATGTTAGATGCTTCATTTAATATTGTCTGGATATTTAAAATTTCCTTTTGGATTTTTTTTATACCATCATTAATATTTAAAATCTTATCTTCTAAATATTTTGAACACTTTTCAGTAAAATAAGGTTTTGCTATTTTTAAGTACGAATGATTTTCAACTCTATTAAACAAGCCTTCACCATTTTGCTTCTTGTAGTTTATTCCTTTTAGTTCTGCTTCTGTTTTTCCATTAGCTGGTAAATAAGTTGCATATCCTTCAATTTCTGGTAACCATCTGCCTTCTAAATTACCTGGCTTTGTATTTGATTGTGAAAAACTATCTATTATATTTGTTACTGCTTGATTATTCGTTGAACAAGCAAGAATTATAGAGGGTTGATGACCTTTTATAGCGCTTTCTACAAATTTATTAGCTACAATACTTTGCAACAAAGTCGTTTTTCCAGTTCCAGGAGGTCCATTAACTGCAAAAACTTTGTCATTCGTTTTTAAAAAGGTATTCAAACTTTTACGTTGTGATATTGAAATAGGGAAATCAAATCCCATTTGTCCTATATGCAAAAAATTTGAATCAATGAATTCAGAGACATTTAACGGATTGTTTTCTTTAGGATTATTTAGCGTTATAAATGTCTTTAGTAATTCAGGAATTCTGTCTTCTTTTAATATCTTCTCATACAAATGAATTATACCAATCGCAGCGTTTATATCTTCATCTGGCAATAAAACAATAGCATTTTTTAAAGTTTCATAACCCTCTGTTTTATAATTTTCAATCTTCTGATTTATGGCTAATTCGAAAACATCTTTTACGTAATCTATATATTCCTGATAATTCACATATCGTTCCCGACCTGCAGCAGTTGCATTATCTACATTTTCAACAGTACCAAATATAAATTCAGTTCTTTCATCAGCTAAGGGTTCTAAATACTTTCTTTGGAAAACTGGAAAATATTCTTCAGGAAGTTCTAATCCGCCATTTCTATTAAGTTTAGCAAAATACCAAAAAGGAAACTTAGGGTGTTTATCTTTTAAGAAAACTAGATTTTCGGTTGTAGGTTTTATTTTTATTGGAGAAATTAAAACTTGGATTTCATCTAAATCAACCCAATTCTCACTTTTTTTACTTAAAGCCCCTTTCTTTTTATTTATTCGTGCTTCTTCAAAATTTATCAGGTTGTTTACGCTGCTCAAATTTTCTATTTGCTGCATGTCAATTACAAAACTCTCAATTTCAAAATGTTGAAGTTTATCAATATTAATATCTGCTTTTAAGGAATCCGATAAGCTTTTTTTCCAATATGTTAACCACTTTTTATATTCCATAATTTCTGACTCTCTCAAATTTGTAATCAAATTCTGTTTCTCTTTATGATAAATATTCAGAGTTTAAAATTTTGCTCCTAAATTATAAACAAAATCTGTCATTGCAGTATTTATTTTTATGTATCCTAATCTCTAAAATTAAACACTAAAATTGTCTACAATATTAACACTAAGTAAAAATTCCTGAGTTTGTTTTATATCAAAATAATTTTGTTTCATCCATTCAATTTGAAATTTTACCGGCAGATAGATTCCCCATTTGGATATTTTTAGTGCTTCAGGATTTTGCTCTAATTCTTCAGTAATTATTTCGTCAATATTATGAGCATCTGCACGAATAAGATTTAGTTTGCCCAAAAAATCTTCTTTCGCAATTGCAATTTCAAATACGCTGGTTTTATCATCTATTGAATTTTCTATTCCTGCAGCATTAAAAAGAAATTGCAACGTACTGTTGATTTTCGTTCCTGTAAAAGAATAGAATAACAGCTTTTTATCTGCAACTAGTAAGGGTCTTTCTGATTTAGGATTCTTTATATTAAAAATGGCAAAATCATTTCTCATTTCGTCTAATTCGCCTGAAGCTTCTTCATCAAGTTCTTTAAATACTTCATCCTGATATATTATTTCCAACATTTTTTGCCTAATCGCTGGATGAACCATTCCGCCTCCGCCTGAAAACATTGGCTTTTTGCCATCGTTTGTTGGTATCACTTCAATTTTTTTTGCTTTTAAATCTACAAATCTAATCTTCCATATTTTTGCGGCCAGTAAAATATTTTCATCTTCTATAATCTGCGGACTCATTGGGATTTCACCTATCTTTATCCCTGCGTTTACCACTTTAAAATTATCTTCCAGAATAAAAGTACTGTAGAAGTCCCTATTGTTTACGATTTTTTCTCCTTCAATCCCGATAATTACTTCATTTCGTAATTTTTCCAGCAAATCGATATGGATCAAATGATTTAAAATTTCTTCAATATCAGAAATGGCAATATCATTAAAAGCAAAATTTTGATTCAATAGTTTGACTAAATCATTAAACTCAATGCCTGAATGCCCTTTTGTGATTGATAATGCCTGATGTAACAAAAGATCGTATGCAAAACTCATCGAGTCTTTCGGTTCGATAAATTTTTCTTTAAACAATAGCCAGCAAGCCAACGATTGCAGTAAACTCCATTTATTTGTAGCATATAAAAAAAGGGAACTTTTTGCACCTTCTCTCCTGCCGCTTCTTCCAATTCGTTGTATTAAGGATGCAATGCTGTTTGTAGCATCTATTTGCACAACCTGGTCAACTGAGCCAATATCAATTCCGAGTTCTAAAGTAGACGTACAGGAAATGCAAAAGTTTTGTCTGCTATTGCTTTTTGCAAAATATTCTACATATTCCCTAACTTCCTTATCAACAGAAGAATGATGTGAAAAATAATTTGCATGTCCTTTTACTTTTTCCGAGATTTTCTTTAGCTTGACTGCTACCACTTCTGCAAGACCTCTGCTGTTTGGGAATACTAAAACCTTACTGTCTTTGGTTTCTAAATACAAATCTTTTAACAGCTCTAAAGGCAATTCATCACCATCGCTTTTAAAAAATTTAAACTTTGCGTCAATTTCTTTTTGTGTACTATCCCTTAAAACTATGGTTTGCAAATTATTACCGGTAAATTTCTTTGCTTCATCGTAATCGCCTAAAGTTGCAGAAAGGCCAATTATTCTAAACTGATTTTCATTTAAATGCTGTAATCTTGACAAAATAGATTTTAATTGCACACCTCTGCCAGAACCTATAAAAGAATGAATTTCGTCAATGACCACAAATTTCACATTCGAAAACAGCTGTTTTACATTAAAAGGTTTGTTGGCAAACATAGCTTCCAAAGATTCCGGAGTAATTAAAACTACTCCGGATGGATCTTTTATTAATTTTTCTTTTGAAGTTTTATTGGCTTCCCCATGCCATTTTACAACGCTGACTTCTAAATTTTTACACAAATCCTCAACCCGAAGAAACTGATCATTTATTAAGGCTATAAGTGGCGAAATATATAAAACCTGAACGCCTCGTTCATTAAAATTTACCTGAGATAATATGGGTAAAAAAGCTGCTTCTGTTTTTCCTGAAGCTGTTCCTGACACTAAAATATAATGACTATCTGTAGTTAAAATTCTTGTAATTGCAGCATTTTGAATGGGACGCAATTGTTCCCATCGTTTATCACGAATATATTTTCGGATGGGGTCTGATAATAGTTCAAATGACATTATAACTCTTCTATACTATCCATTAAAACGGTTGTATCGGGTCTCTCGTCTGAAATTTCGATATCTCCGAATAATTTCCCTTTATCCAGATTTGGATTTTGTCTGATGATATTCAAAATGTTTAAAAAATCCCTGATAACCTCTCTGGGAGTCAAAAATTCAGAAGCTCCTGGTTTATTAAACATTTCTTCCATAAAATTCTGAATATCATCATCTGAAATATTGGTAGAAACTTTATAATTATAGTCAAAAATTTCTTTAAGTTTTTTCAATAATACAAAAACCTCATTATGGTCAAGCGGCAGTAATTTAATCACAGGCTGTGCAAAATCCCTAATTTCTGCCGTTTCAAATTTATTCGATTCCAATCTTGATTTTAAGGCATGATAACTAAACAAACCACGTCGCTCATTTTCTAAAACCTCTTTAGTCCCTGCAAAATTGATGAATAAATTACTCACTTTTCCCTGAAAACAATCGTTGTAAATACTAAGAATCTTTTCATAATTTTTCTCTCTCATTACTGATGTGGAAATTTTATACAAATTGATTGCTTCGTCTAGATTAATCATAAAACCACTGTAACCCATGCTTACAAATAGCTTGCAGAAGTTCTTAAGCATGTCATAATAGTTTAGATCATTTATTATCTCTCTTACGCCTAAATCCTGTTTGGCTTCTGTCTTGGTATTGTATTCACCTTTTAGCCATTTCAGGGCATTTCTTCTTAATTGTTCATCATTTTTAATATATCCTTCATAATATTTCATAACGACTGTTCCAAAATCAAAGCCACCCACTTCTGTGATCTCGTTGATGGTTTTTAATATATTATTTTGAATGAGACTTAAATATTTTTCATCCCGGATATTTTCAATCAATATATTATTTTCATGAGCCGTTTTCAATACAATTTGCTCAATCCATTTTTCCATCAAAGTTGGTAATGCACCTCCTTCAGGTTTGGTTTGGATGGCAACATTATCCATAATTGCCGAATAGAGTGCAACTCCTTTTCCGTCGTTTGAATAAAGCCTGTTATCGGGTGTAAAATCGGCATTAGTTACAACAAATTTTTGTTTTAATGCCACAGTATTTAAAAGATGCATCATAAAAGATTTTCCTGACCCGAAATCTCCAATCCAAAATTTGACCATGCTGTGTCCGTTTTTCACATCCTCGAGTGCGCTTACCACTGAATTTATTTCTTCAGAACGTCCAACGGTGATATGCTGAATACCAATTTTTGGAACCACGCCTCCAATTAATGAATTGATAATTGCGGTTGCTTCCTTAGGTTTAATATTGTCTATCATATTGCTAAAATTCTATTAAAATAATTTTCGTTTATAGTATATAGTTCGTCTTCTTCCTCAATTAAAATATCGTCCAGTGTATCGTAGCATATTTCATTTATGCTTTCAACCAGTTGGTTTCTAAACATTCCTTTTGATTTTACAAAAATTTCCAAATCTGTTTGAAGGATTGATAAATTTTCATTTAAAAAAATATCCAGTATTTCGAGTTGAATATTTGAAAATTTTATGGAATCATCAAATGAGGAGATTTTATTAGTTTCTAAAGCTGAAGGTATTGTAAGTACCAATTTTTCATTATCAACTATTGCAGATAAAAAATCATCTGTTTCCTCCTCATTGTCATCTTTTAAATATTCGTTCAGCAATTCAACAGTACCGGAATGTTTTTCATGTACTTCCTGAATAGCATTTCTGTCTAATTGTATTTTCTTTCGCTTTGGTGTATAAACCAACGGAATTGATTTTAAAGCTTCTTGCAGGTTTTGATCCTTTATTAGCTTATCGACAACATCCTGAAAGTTAACCAATTGTTCGCTTTTCTTAAACAGACTTTTAAGGATGGTTTTATTTAATGGTTTATTATCAAATTTTGCAGACTTAAGATCGTAATATAAATAATAAATATATAAACTAAGAGCTGCCTCATTATCCTGGTTCACCATAAACTTAGCAGCCTCAAAGAAAATATTTTCTACAGCAGGATTATTTTTATTTGAATGGCCTAAATTGACTACATCTTCGATAAATTTCTTTGAATCGTTTTTATAATTAATGGACAATTCATCCAATTTTGTTTTCCACCGTGTTGAATTAAGTGCGTTTAATTCAAGATCTGTAATCTCGTCTGGATCTAAAATAGTTGGTCTGTATATTTCTAATATTTTTTTTAATCTTAGAATTAATTTATCATCATATTCTTCTTTTATATAAGCCGATGCATACTGTAATTCAGTTGAAAGTTTCCTTTTCTGTCCGTAATTCTCCCTTACGATGTTCTCACAATATTTAAAAATATTAAAATTAATATCGTTCAGAATAGTCTGTAGCGAGTAGTTATAATTTTCAGAACCTTTTCTGTACCTATAATGCTTTTGCGCTATTATATCAGCAATTTTCGTTAATTCAATATTTAAGGATGAAGATTCCTTTTGATACTTTTCGTCTAGTTTTTTAATTACGTATAAATAAAATTTGATAATTTCCAGGCCACAAAATTCAATGTTAAAAAAGTTGTTGTTTGGATTCCAAAGTTTATTTAATAAATCGACATCATTGTTACTGAGATTAAGTTTTGTCTTGTTTTTTGTCCCTAATTTCCAATAATCAGAATTGTTTTGTCCAACATAATAATTTTCTTCTTTTCTAATTCTTTCTATCGCATTACGATCATCCCTTTCTTCCAGTTTTTTAATTAGTGATGAAAGACAATATGTTCTAGTTACAGCATAATTATTTCCCAGATCCCGCAATTGTTTTTCTAATCGCATTGGATTTCTATGATCTTGATACTCATTCAAAAAATCATAAAGCAAAACAAATGCATAGTTGTCATTCCCTTGTAAATCTGCATAGAGACCCCCTAAAAAGTTAAACTTAAATGTTTTATAATACACCCTTTGCGCATTAGTTGCAGACTTTATTTCAGAATAGGAATAAACGGGTTTATTTGCCCAGTAATGTATGGCAGAATTGTTCGATGAAAGATTTGAAAGGCTGAAAGATTCGCCTGCGACGTCAATAATTGAATTATCCATAAAAAGGAATGTGAAGTAGTTTTGTAATCAAATATATTTTAATTTAATATTAT is a window from the Flavobacterium cupriresistens genome containing:
- a CDS encoding DEAD/DEAH box helicase; translated protein: MEYKKWLTYWKKSLSDSLKADINIDKLQHFEIESFVIDMQQIENLSSVNNLINFEEARINKKKGALSKKSENWVDLDEIQVLISPIKIKPTTENLVFLKDKHPKFPFWYFAKLNRNGGLELPEEYFPVFQRKYLEPLADERTEFIFGTVENVDNATAAGRERYVNYQEYIDYVKDVFELAINQKIENYKTEGYETLKNAIVLLPDEDINAAIGIIHLYEKILKEDRIPELLKTFITLNNPKENNPLNVSEFIDSNFLHIGQMGFDFPISISQRKSLNTFLKTNDKVFAVNGPPGTGKTTLLQSIVANKFVESAIKGHQPSIILACSTNNQAVTNIIDSFSQSNTKPGNLEGRWLPEIEGYATYLPANGKTEAELKGINYKKQNGEGLFNRVENHSYLKIAKPYFTEKCSKYLEDKILNINDGIKKIQKEILNIQTILNEASNIWKDYLENEELFSNGYLNNISIRKTYYSENILNEMQFQSDIEILNKLEEKIISYFNNESFFRKLFCYFGLKSALANRLSEVRILLRDSLISETKEFVYTKSAILEKIDNKITTAKTIIESINNWKEWKMSNSITGNPPKTEEEYWEFEYLKIKNGTKLNCFYDELDISLRHKAFQLALHYWEGRWLLKLESDLNDENFERKGFDAIINRWQRQAMLTPCFVSTFYMAPKFFSFLRFFKKGEDGKNIFDTPPLYSFIDLLIVDEAGQVAPEVGTAIFSLAKQAVIVGDVKQIEPVWNIANKIDIGNLKKCNIIKSYDDLIYEKEFDHKGFLASTGSIMKMAQNAANIRQSGVKEKGVTLVEHRRCFDEIINYCNVLAYDGKLIPLKGPAKSDLLFPPMYCIHIEGNSIVKNSSRYNDNEVNAIVNWVVQNKSKIEEKYGKVEDSIGIITPFVGQKNSLRYALKNAGLNIDTLKLGTVHALQGAERPIILFSMVYGKGDSGTMFFDRDNKPNMLNVAVSRAKDNFIVFANTEILDKKSKTPSGILANHLIYEMKV
- a CDS encoding helix-turn-helix transcriptional regulator, which produces MRDFKGILYYMIGNRIKSLRTERSLSQEDLSLQLNLSRASISNIELGRHQIPLFLLYELSLYFKIDIHDLIPSIEEIQSNLNSNSPELSKILDTQNLDLSQKVNLENILNSI
- a CDS encoding DUF3892 domain-containing protein; protein product: MAKLADYFISGVWKDSSERITDVMLHTVNENNSFKMGVKTSESNAINFLKAKKTIKTITWGYPDWEIGALVTVVTIGNIEYLRTIANASVKDNLDNSINMIPIK
- a CDS encoding tellurite resistance TerB C-terminal domain-containing protein, coding for MDNSIIDVAGESFSLSNLSSNNSAIHYWANKPVYSYSEIKSATNAQRVYYKTFKFNFLGGLYADLQGNDNYAFVLLYDFLNEYQDHRNPMRLEKQLRDLGNNYAVTRTYCLSSLIKKLEERDDRNAIERIRKEENYYVGQNNSDYWKLGTKNKTKLNLSNNDVDLLNKLWNPNNNFFNIEFCGLEIIKFYLYVIKKLDEKYQKESSSLNIELTKIADIIAQKHYRYRKGSENYNYSLQTILNDINFNIFKYCENIVRENYGQKRKLSTELQYASAYIKEEYDDKLILRLKKILEIYRPTILDPDEITDLELNALNSTRWKTKLDELSINYKNDSKKFIEDVVNLGHSNKNNPAVENIFFEAAKFMVNQDNEAALSLYIYYLYYDLKSAKFDNKPLNKTILKSLFKKSEQLVNFQDVVDKLIKDQNLQEALKSIPLVYTPKRKKIQLDRNAIQEVHEKHSGTVELLNEYLKDDNEEETDDFLSAIVDNEKLVLTIPSALETNKISSFDDSIKFSNIQLEILDIFLNENLSILQTDLEIFVKSKGMFRNQLVESINEICYDTLDDILIEEEDELYTINENYFNRILAI
- a CDS encoding ATP-binding protein, encoding MIDNIKPKEATAIINSLIGGVVPKIGIQHITVGRSEEINSVVSALEDVKNGHSMVKFWIGDFGSGKSFMMHLLNTVALKQKFVVTNADFTPDNRLYSNDGKGVALYSAIMDNVAIQTKPEGGALPTLMEKWIEQIVLKTAHENNILIENIRDEKYLSLIQNNILKTINEITEVGGFDFGTVVMKYYEGYIKNDEQLRRNALKWLKGEYNTKTEAKQDLGVREIINDLNYYDMLKNFCKLFVSMGYSGFMINLDEAINLYKISTSVMREKNYEKILSIYNDCFQGKVSNLFINFAGTKEVLENERRGLFSYHALKSRLESNKFETAEIRDFAQPVIKLLPLDHNEVFVLLKKLKEIFDYNYKVSTNISDDDIQNFMEEMFNKPGASEFLTPREVIRDFLNILNIIRQNPNLDKGKLFGDIEISDERPDTTVLMDSIEEL
- a CDS encoding DEAD/DEAH box helicase, translated to MSFELLSDPIRKYIRDKRWEQLRPIQNAAITRILTTDSHYILVSGTASGKTEAAFLPILSQVNFNERGVQVLYISPLIALINDQFLRVEDLCKNLEVSVVKWHGEANKTSKEKLIKDPSGVVLITPESLEAMFANKPFNVKQLFSNVKFVVIDEIHSFIGSGRGVQLKSILSRLQHLNENQFRIIGLSATLGDYDEAKKFTGNNLQTIVLRDSTQKEIDAKFKFFKSDGDELPLELLKDLYLETKDSKVLVFPNSRGLAEVVAVKLKKISEKVKGHANYFSHHSSVDKEVREYVEYFAKSNSRQNFCISCTSTLELGIDIGSVDQVVQIDATNSIASLIQRIGRSGRREGAKSSLFLYATNKWSLLQSLACWLLFKEKFIEPKDSMSFAYDLLLHQALSITKGHSGIEFNDLVKLLNQNFAFNDIAISDIEEILNHLIHIDLLEKLRNEVIIGIEGEKIVNNRDFYSTFILEDNFKVVNAGIKIGEIPMSPQIIEDENILLAAKIWKIRFVDLKAKKIEVIPTNDGKKPMFSGGGGMVHPAIRQKMLEIIYQDEVFKELDEEASGELDEMRNDFAIFNIKNPKSERPLLVADKKLLFYSFTGTKINSTLQFLFNAAGIENSIDDKTSVFEIAIAKEDFLGKLNLIRADAHNIDEIITEELEQNPEALKISKWGIYLPVKFQIEWMKQNYFDIKQTQEFLLSVNIVDNFSV
- a CDS encoding ImmA/IrrE family metallo-endopeptidase, whose protein sequence is MILYKKIEEKTFSILSELNIDAPNQIDVLKIAEYLGVDAKPATLDSSISGLFVIKEQKPYIRYNENEAPQRQKFTIAHELGHFVLHKDTPLFVDKNETVLYRNLDSTTGELLKEKEANSFAASLLMPKVFIEEEIKKIPAGTDPIIYLSDVFKVSTQAMNYRLNNLGYSFLGMF